In Mixophyes fleayi isolate aMixFle1 chromosome 4, aMixFle1.hap1, whole genome shotgun sequence, the following proteins share a genomic window:
- the WNT16 gene encoding protein Wnt-16: protein MEKGASIGLCHLCVLLTIFMTIFPCAQGNWMWLGVTSFGVPEKLGCSNLPLSAQQKDMCKKKPYLLSSIREGARLGIQECRNQFKHERWNCSISPTIYTSSPSFSLSFLSSSLASAHLIFGYELSSGTKETAFISAVTAAGLVHTVTRACSAGNMTECSCDTSLQNGGSASEGWHWGGCSDDLQYGMWFSRKFLDAPYKNTTGKESDILSAMHLHNNEAGRLAVAKLMTVDCRCHGVSGSCAVKTCWKSMSSFEKIGSYLKDKYENSIQISDRMKRKVRRKEKNHRKIPVRKEDLVYSNRSPNYCVEDQKLGISGTHGRECNRTSEGADGCNLLCCGRGYNTHVIRHVERCECKFVWCCYVRCRRCESMTDVHTCK, encoded by the exons atggaGAAGGGGGCGTCTATTGGACTTTGCCATTTATGTGTCCTCTTGACTATATTTATGACGATTTTCCCTTGTGCGCAAGGAAACTGGAT GTGGTTAGGTGTCACTTCCTTCGGGGTCCCAGAGAAGCTAGGGTGCAGCAACCTCCCACTAAGCGCACAACAAAAGGATATGTGTAAAAAGAAGCCATACTTGTTGTCCAGCATCCGAGAGGGAGCCAGACTGGGAATTCAAGAATGCAGGAATCAGTTCAAACATGAAAGGTGGAACTGCTCTATTTCACCAACTATTTATACCTCTAGTCCATCATTTTCACTTtcttttttatcatcatcattagcatcGGCTCATTTAATCTTCGGCTATGAATTGAGTAgtg GGACCAAAGAAACGGCGTTCATCTCTGCAGTGACAGCGGCGGGTCTTGTGCACACAGTGACAAGAGCATGCAGCGCTGGGAATATGACCGAATGTTCCTGTGACACAAGCCTTCAAAATGGAGGCTCAGCCAGTGAAGGATGGCACTGGGGAGGCTGCTCAGATGATCTTCAATATGGCATGTGGTTCAGCAGGAAATTCCTTGATGCCCCCTACAAAAACACAACTGGAAAGGAATCGGATATTCTTAGTGCAATGCACTTACATAATAATGAAGCTGGGAGGTTG GCTGTGGCTAAGCTTATGACTGTGGACTGTCGCTGTCATGGAGTCTCTGGTTCCTGTGCTGTAAAAACCTGTTGGAAATCTATGTCTTCATTTGAAAAGATTGGCAGTTACTTAAAGGACAAATATGAAAACAGCATCCAGATATCAGACAGAATGAAACGTAAGGTCCGTAGGAAAGAGAAAAATCATCGCAAGATTCCTGTCAGAAAAGAGGATCTTGTGTATTCAAACAGGTCCCCTAATTATTGTGTGGAAGATCAGAAACTAGGAATATCTGGGACACATGGCCGGGAATGTAACCGCACCTCTGAGGGAGCAGATGGCTGCAACCTGCTCTGCTGTGGGAGGGGTTATAACACGCATGTGATCAGACATGTGGAAAGGTGCGAGTGTAAATTTGTGTGGTGCTGTTATGTGCGCTGCAGACGATGTGAAAGCATGACTGATGTCCACACATGCAAATAA